The window ATGCGGCGCTGGCGCATGTGCCCTTTGACGGCATGAACGACGCCGCGCTGAATGCAGCAGCCGATGAGTTGGGAATCAGCCGCGCGATGGTGCGCGTGCATTTCCCGCAAGGTGGTGCCAGCCTCGCGGCGGCCTATCACCGCAAGGGCGATGCCGCGCTGCGCGAGTGGTTCGAAAAGACCCCGCCCGAGGGCCGCTATGGCGAAAAGGTCGCGCAGGCGGTCTGGCAACGGCTGGCGCTGGTCCAGCCCGATATGGTGCGCGCAGGCGCGACGCTGCTGTCCTTGCCGCAGCATGCCGGGCTGGGCGCCAGGCTGATCTGGGAAACAGCCGATACGATCTGGAACGGCTTGGGCGACAGCTCGCGCGATGTGAACTGGTATTCCAAGCGCGCCACGCTGTCGGCGGTTTACGGTTCCGCCGTGCTCTACTGGCTGGGCGACGATTCGGAGGACAAGGCCGCGACCCGCGCCTTCATTGACCGCCGTATCGAGGATGTTATGAGCTTCGAAAAGATCAAGGCGCAGGCCCGCAAGGTGCCGGGCGTCGCAGCCATGGTCGATCTGGCCACCGGTTGGATGCGCGCGCCCGAACCCCGTGACCTGCCCGGAAAGACCAGCGAGGACAAATGACCCCAGACGATATGACCGCCATCGAGATCACCGAACATGGTGAGGCCGATGTCCTGCAACCCAAACGCCGCGCTGTGCCGGTGCCGCAGAACGATCAGATCCTGATCAAAGTGGACTGGGCCGGCGTGAACCGCCCCGATGTCCTGCAACGCAAGGGGGCCTATCGCCCGCCGGCGGGTGCATCGGATCTGCCGGGGCTCGAGGCATCGGGCACGGTGGTGGGCCTGGGCGCCGGTGTGACGCGCTGGAAAAAGGGCGACAAGGTGACGGCGCTGCTGCCCGGCGGCGGCTACGCCGAATATGTCACCTGCAATGCCGATCACGCGCTGCCGATCCCCAAGGGGCTGTCCCTGCGCGAGGCGGCCTGCCTGCCGGAAACCGCCTTTACCGTCTGGTCGACCATGGTCA is drawn from Paracoccus tegillarcae and contains these coding sequences:
- a CDS encoding COQ9 family protein, whose amino-acid sequence is MENERDRLLDAALAHVPFDGMNDAALNAAADELGISRAMVRVHFPQGGASLAAAYHRKGDAALREWFEKTPPEGRYGEKVAQAVWQRLALVQPDMVRAGATLLSLPQHAGLGARLIWETADTIWNGLGDSSRDVNWYSKRATLSAVYGSAVLYWLGDDSEDKAATRAFIDRRIEDVMSFEKIKAQARKVPGVAAMVDLATGWMRAPEPRDLPGKTSEDK